Within the Pseudoxanthomonas sp. Root65 genome, the region CGCCAGTGCGCATGCCACCGCGGCTTCCAGCGCATCCGCTTCCACCAGATAGCGCGTGGCCAGCTGTTGCCGATCCGTGCGGGCATAGGGCATCAGGATGCCGCGCTCCGGGGTCACCAGCTCGTTCATGGGTTCTGCGTCGGTCGTCAGCACGATCGCGCCCACGCTCAGCGCTTCGACGATGTAATGGCCGAAACCCTCGGTCTCCGACGGACACAGGTGGAACAGGTTCGCGTTCTGCAGTTCGCGCAGCTCAGCATCGTCAAGATAGTCCACGCGGTGGACGATGTTCGCCGCCCGCGGCCGGAAGTCCGCCATGCGCGGGTGCTGCACGACGGTCAGCACGGGCCAATCCGGGTGCCGCGCCCATGTCTCCATCACCATGCGCGTGCGCTTTGCGCTGCTGCGCCCGGCTAGGTGGAGGAAGCTGCGCTGGCGCTCGACACCGGGCATGTGACGGTCGCCACTGGTAAAGCCGATCGGCGAAACGCCGCAGCCGTGTCGCTGGAAAATCGGCTCGGCATGCCGGGTCTTCGTCATCACCTGGTCGATGTGGCGCAGTCGGCGCACGTCGGCCGGCAGGCACCACTCGGGATTCGGAATGAAGGCGTTCCGCTCCGCCGCCTGCAGGTACTCGGGCTTGACGTGCTCGAGCATGATGTTGAGGTCGTAGCGCTCACGGCCCAGCAGGCGCCGCCCGGTCAGACGCGCGCGCTGCAGCCACGGTCCGAACCACTTCCTGAGCTTGCCCCGCCCGCGCGCGGGCTGGAGATGGACCTGCAGCCCGGCCTCCCGCAGCGCGTGTTCGATGAGGCGAAGGTCGCGGCTCAGGCCGACACCGTTGTCCCAACCGATCAGGTTCACGCGGGGCATAAAGAGGGGGCTTGCGGGGGAGCGCCGATTTTAGGAAGCGGTGTCTGACTCAAATGTGAGAGCCAGCTACCTCGTCTCCACCGCATTTCACTGCAGTTTATTTATGTGAATCGAGGCTGTGGGGTTGGCCGGCGCCAGTCAGGGCGCTTCCCAGCAAGAGTCCACCGAACACCACGAAGGCACTGGTGCTGAGCGCATGGGAAAACATCGACTGCGACATGCCGGACACCAAGTAGGTCACCACCAGCATGCCCGCCGTCCAGGACGGGCCAATCGATACGTGCAGGTGCTGCTGCCGGATCTGGCGCGCCGCGACCAGCAAGGGCGTCAGGTAGAGCAGGGCAAGACCGGCGAGCCCCACCAGCCCCATCGTGGCCCCCCATTGCGCGACGTCGTTGTGCGCATGGCCGAGCCCGCAGAAGTGCCGCTGTTCGTTCAGGCAATAAGCACTGGCATCGATCCGCGCCGCGAAGGCATCGACCCCCACGCCGATCAGCGGCGATTCGCGGAAGGCGTCCCAGGCGACCGACAGCAAGGCCATGCGCGCGCTGATGGGCTGATCCACTTCGCCGACAGCGAAGCCCGATACGTCCGCATGCAACTGGTCGAGCCGGAACTGGGCGGATAGCCAGGGGACCGTCCACATGGCGACGAACAATCCCGCCAGCAGGCAGACCGCTCCGCCCAGGCGCCACCAGCGGCGACGCGACGCCGTGCCGACCAGCAACATCAGCACGACCAGCCCCAGGCCGGGCAGGACACCGCGACTGCCACTCAGGATGACCACCAGGCTGGCCAGCACGATGACCAGGGCCAGTAGCAGTTGCAATGGCCATTCCCCTTGGGGCGGGCGGCAGAAGACGGCAAATACCAGGAGGGTCAACACCGCATTGGCGAACACGATCGGATTCGCATCGCTGCCCGCCCGTTCGACGCCCAGCGACACCTGTGCGTTCGAGATCACGAAAGCGACCAGCAGGCCCGCCAGTGCGCCGTACCAGAGGCTCGACATGCGCACGCGCGTGACCCATGCGAGCCAGGCGCACCAGGGCAGCAGCAAGGCACGCGAGGGGTTGTCCAACACCTCCAGCGACGCGCCACTCATCCACATGGACACTGCAACGACCGCGATCACGCCCAACGCAGCCGCCAACAGGACGTACACCGTGCGCGGCACGGATCGCCCGCTGCGCCACGCATCGGGCAGGGCCACGACGGTTGACGCCAGCATCAACGCGGCGAAGACCGACAGACCTTTCGGCACCACCAACAGCGCTGCGGCACTGAATCCGGCCAGCCACGCGAGCCCGCGCGCGACATCCTGTCGACGTGTACTACTTCCCTGCATCACTTCGGGTCCTGCGAATGGCAACGGCACGATCATCGGGGTGGCAACCGGAACTTCCTGCGACGAGGAAGTCTGCGCCGTCCATGTCGTCACAACGTCAACGGAACGTGAACCGATAGACGTGTGGCGCCTGCGAAGTATGCCGCACGCCGGCCATTCCGGTTGCGCTCTCTAGCGTGAGACGATCATTCGTCGCAGCATCCTGTAACGCGACTCACGCTTTGCGCAGCGATGCGTAGAAGAAGCCATCCATCGCGCGCTCGCCGGGCAGGCGCTGTCGACCGTCCACGGCCGCGTGGCCCCAGTCGTCTCCCAACGACTCCGCCACGGCGTCCGGATGTCGCTCACGGAAGCCAGCGAGTTGCTCCGCGTTTTCCCTCTTCACCAGCGAACAGGTCGCATAGACCAGTCGCCCGCCCGGGCGCAGCACCTGCCACGCCGCATCCAGCAGGCGCGCCTGCAGGCCGGTCAGCGCCACCAGGTCTTCCGGGCGCCGGTGCAGCAGCACATCCGGTTGCCGGCGGACGATGCCGGTCGCCGAACAGGGCCCATCCAGCAGGACCGCGTCGAAGGGCTGGCCGTCCCACCACGAGGCGGTGTCGGTCGCGTCGGCCGCGCGCAGCGCCGCCTCCACGCCGAGACGCTGCAGGGTCTCGCGTACGCGCTGCAGGCGCCGTTCGTCGACATCCAGCGCCAGCACCTGCAAGGAGGGATCCCGCTCGAGTAGATGTGCGGTCTTGCCACCGGGCGCGGCACACATGTCGAGCACGCGCGCGCCCGTCGAGAGATCCTGGAAAAGGTCGGCGACCCGCTGCGCCGCGCCGTCCTGCACCGATACGTCTCCCGCGGCGAACCCGGGCAGCATCGTGGCCGCGACCGGCGCGTCCAGCACCAAGGCGTCGGCCATGCCGTCCACCGATGCCGCCGCAATGCCCGCGTCCAGCAGCCGCTGCCGGTACGTGTCGCGGGTGCCGTGGCGCCGGTTGACCCGCAACCAGAGGGGCGCCTCCTGCTGGCTGGCGGCGAAGATCGCGTCCGCGTGCTGCGGCCAGTCCTCGCGCACCTGCTTCCGCAACCACGCCGGCCACAGGGCATCGGCCGGCGCCGTCGGCAGACCTTCGCGTTGCGCGCGCCGCAACAGGGCGTTCACCAGCTTGTCCTGGTGCGGACGCCCGAGCGCGCGCACCGCTTCGACCGTCGCCGACAGCGCGGCATGGGCTGGGAGTTCCATCACCACCACCTGCGCGAAGCCCACATACAGCAGCGCGCGCAGCTCGTTGTCGGCGCGCGCCAGTGGCCTGGGCATCCATGCCGCGAGCGCGGCCTCGCTGCGGGCGCGCGAGCGCAGCACCGCGAAGCAGATCGCTTCCAGCAAGGCGCGATCGCGCACGTCCTCGATCCGGGGCAGGGTCGCGGCCAGTTCGGCCTTCAGCGAACGGCCGCGGTGCATCACGGCGTCCACTACGCGGGTCGCAAGGACCCGCACCGCCACCCCAGCCTGGGTGCTCACGGCAACACCAGGTCGCGTCGCGCGTTGAGGTAGTCGGCGGCGGTGATCGCCTTGCCGCCTTCGCGCTGCACCACGCGCAGTCGCAGCACACCGCGGCCGCAGGCAATATCCAGCCCTTGCCGGCTGGCGGCCAGCAGGCTGCCGGGCGACGCGGCATGCGCCTGTTCGACCGCGACCGCACCGTGGATACGCAGGCGCTCGCCGGCGACCAGGGCTTCCGCCACCGGCCACGGGTTGAAGGCGCGCACTTTGCGCGCCAGCACCTCGGCCGGCTGCGTCCAGTCCAGCTTCGCTTCCGCCTTGTCCAGCTTGTGCGCGTACTCGACGCCCACCTCCGACTGCGGATGCGGCGGCAGACGGACGCCGGCCCGCAGCAGACCCAAGGCATCGCGCAGCACCTGCGCGCCGAGGTCGGAGAGGCGGTCGTGCAACTGCCCGCCGGTGTCGTCGGGCCCGATCGGCAGGCTCTGCGCCAGCAGCACCGGACCGGTATCGAGGCCGGCCTCCATCTGCATCAGGCAGACGCCGGTCTCGTCGTCGCCGGCCTCGATGGCACGCTGGATCGGCGCCGCACCCCGCCAGCGCGGCAGCAGCGAGGCGTGTACGTTCCAGCAGCCGTACTGCGGAATGTCGAGCACCGCCTGCGGCAGGATCAGGCCGTACGCCACCACGACCATGACATCCGGCTGCATCTCGCGCAGGGCGTCCTGGGTGGACTTCTTCTTCAGCGACAGCGGCTGCAGGACCGGGATGCCGCGCTGGATCGCCTCCAGCTTGACCGGTGAAGGCGTCAGTCCGCGGCCGCGACCAGCCGGCCGGTCGGGCTGGGTGTAGACCGCGACCACCTCATGGTGGGCATGGGCGGCGCGAAGGCAGGGCACAGCGAACGCCGGCGTGCCGGCGAAGACGATTCTCATGGGCGCGGGAAACAGGAGATGGGAAACAGAGAAGGGAAGACCACGGCCGTGGCGACGACGGGGCCGCCGGAGCGGCAGCGAACCGTCATTCCCGGTTCCCCGTTCCCGCCTTGCCGCGTTACGCCACGTGCTTGCGCTGCTTGGCCAGCTTCTTGCGCACCATCTCGCGCTTCAGCGGCGAGAGGTAGTCGACGAACAGCTTGCCGTCCAGATGATCCATCTCGTGCTGGATGCACACGGCCAGCAGGCCGTCGGCGCGCAGTTCCTGCGGCTGGCCCTGGCGGTCGAGGAAGCGCACGGTCACCTCGTCGGCACGGGTGACGTCGGCGAAGATGCCGGGCACCGACAGGCAGCCTTCCTGGTAGACCTGCTCGCCGAGCTTGTCGCTCAGCTCGGGGTTGATGAAGACCTGCGGCTGGTTCTTCTCTTCGCTGATGTCGATGACCATGAAGCGCTGATGCACGTCCACCTGGCTGGCGGCCAGGCCGATGCCCGGCGCGTCGTACATGGTCTCGAACATGTCGTCGAGCAGGCGCTGGAATGCGGGCGTGGTCACATCACCAGCGTCGACCGGCACCGCCTTCGTGCGCAGGCGCGGATCAGGGAATTCGAGGATGGGGAGCAGGGCCATGGTACGTCTCGGGAGGGGGGCGCCAGTGGAATCCGGCAAGGCCTCACGAATTCTAACGCGGGCGCTTGCGTTGCGCCGGGTTTTCTGGACTATAGTGCTGACCACCTGTCGGGGAATCAGGTAGATACCGCCATGTTTAAATGTTTTCGTACGGTTTTCGCCGTTGCGGTGCTGACCGTCGGCACTTATGCGGCTGCCGCCGAGATGGCGGCAAGCCATCCTGATACCTACGTGGTCAAGCGTGGCGACACGCTGTGGGACATTTCCGCGCGCTTCCTCAAGAAGCCGTGGCTGTGGCCCGAGATCTGGCAGGCCAATCCGCAGATCCAGAACCCGCACCTGATCTATCCGGGCGACGTCATCAGCCTGGCCTACCTGGACCGCGTGGCGGTGCAGCCGGGTCCGCGCCAGGAGGCGCCGCTCAGCGCGATCCCGTTGTCCGACATCGAGGCCTACCTGAAGGACCGTCGCGTCGTCGACAGCTTCGAGCAGCTGCCGCATGTCGCCGGCCTGGAAGAAGACCGCCTGCGCGGTTCCGGCGGCCACAACATCTACGTCCGCGGCCTGGACGGCGCGCAGGCCGGCCAGCGTTTCCTGGTCGTGCGTCCTACCGCCAAGTTCACCGACAACCCGCGTGCGCAGGACCTGGACTTCCGGGGCCGGACGATCCGCGGCGAAATCGACCAGTGGAAGGACATCGTCGAGCAATCGGGCAAGGGTGCTTTCCTGGGCTACGAGCTGGCCAAGGTCAACGTCGCCACCTTCACCCGCGGCGTGGTCCCGGGCACCGAGGTCAGCACGCTGGTGGCCGACATCGGCGGCCATGAGGTGCGCGTCGGCGACCGCCTGATCCCGGTCGACGCCCAGCCCTACGACCTGCACTTCTTCCCGCACCCGCCCGCCAGCGACCCGGCCGGCAAGCTGCGCGTGCTGGCAGTGGCCGACGCCCTCACCTCGGGCGGCACGCGCGACGTGATCGCCATTTCCGGTGGTCGCCTGGACGGTGTGGACAATGGCACGGTCTTCTCGATCTGGCGCAATGGCAGCCACACCGCCAACCGCATGGCCCACCCGGAGTCTTCGCGCATCAGCGAGTCGACCAAGTCCGGCGCCGGCCGCGTCAGCCTGCCCGACGAGTACGCCAGCCACGCGATGGTGTTCCGCACTTTCGACAAGGTCAGCTATGCGCTGGTGATGGAAAGCGTGGACGTCACGCGCGTCGGCTACGAACTGAAGCACCCCGACGCGGCCTACTGACCGGGGTCAGGCAATTCCTACGCAACACCGCGACGGCGCCTGAGGGCGCCGTCGTCATATGCGACCTACGCTGGCCGCATGCCCGACGACGATCTGATTGCGCTGGCCAGGCTGGTGCTGGCCGGCGGCCCCGTCCTGCCCCGCCGCCGCCTGCTGGAACGCCATGGCACCCCTGCGCAGGCGCTCGCAGCGGGCATCGCCCTGTGGCGCGCGGAGGGACTGGACCCCGCGCAGATCGCCCGCCTGCAGGGTGGCGACCCCGACGGTGCGCTCGAGCGCACCTGGCGCTGGCTGGAGACGCCCGGGCATCACCTGATCGGCTGGCACGATGCCGATTACCCCGCGCCCCTGCGGACGATCTCCAGCCCTCCGCTGGCCCTGTTCGTGGACGGCGATCCCGACCTGCTCTGGCGACCCGCCGTCGCCATCGTCGGCAGCCGAAGCCCGACCAGCGGCGGTCGCGACAACGCCCACTTCTTCGCGCGGTCGCTGGCGGCGGCCGGCATCGTCGTGGTCAGCGGCATGGCCCGCGGCATCGATGCGGCCGCCCACGAAGCCGCGCTGGCGGCCGGCGCCGGCACCACGGTCGCGGTGGTCGGTACCGGTCCCGACATCGCCTATCCCCCCACGCACGACCGCCTGCGCGACCACTTGGCCGCACAGGGCGCCGTGGTCAGCGAATACCCGCCCGGCACGGCCGCACTGCGCAGTCACTTCCCCGCCCGCAACCGGATCCTGGCTGGACTTTCGCTGGGCACGCTGGTCGTCGAGGCGGCCGAACAGTCCGGCGCGCTGATCACCGCCCGCCAGGCCGGCGAGGCGGGACGCGAGGTGTTCGCCGTTCCCGGCTCCATCCATAACCCCAAGGCCCGGGGCTGCCACCGCCTGATCCGCGACGGCGCCGCGCTGGTGGAGGAGCCTCGCGAGGTGGTCGAGGCGCTCGCCCCGCTGGCCAACGACCTGGCCCATGCCCTGCGTGCGCGGCTCGGCGAGACTGAATCGGGGGTGATCGCAGGCCCGGGCGAGATGCCACCCCGTCTGGACGTCGACTACCAGTGCTTGTGGGAAGCGCTCGGTCATGACCCAACAGGTATGGATCAGCTCGTCTCACGCACCCGATTGACGGCCGCGGAACTGTCCTCCATGCTGCTGGTCATGGAACTGGATGGCTTAGTAACGGCGGAACACGGCCGATACCAGAGAAAGACCGGTTTCTTCACCTCCACAGCGTCGATGACGCAGGCCGAGGGGCAATGAAAGAGAGCATCCTGGATGTACTGCTGTACCTGTTCGAACACTACTTCACCGAAGATGCGGACCCCGTCCGCGACCGCGACTCTCTCCAGAACGGCCTGATCCAGGCCGGCTTCAGCCCCACCGAGATCAGCAAGGCCTTCGATTGGCTGGATGCCCTGGCCGACCAGCGTCCGGCGGCGTCGACGCCGCGCGTCGGCGGTCCGACCCGGGTCTTCCATGGCCCGGAACTCGAGAAGCTGGACGTCGACTGCCGCGGCTTCCTGCTGTTCCTGGAACAGCATGGCGTCCTCGATGCCGACCAGCGCGAGCTGGTGCTGGACCGGGCGATGGCGCTGGACCAGGACGAACTGGACCTGGACGACCTGAAATGGGTCGTGCTGATGGTGCTGTTCAACCAGCCGGGGTCCGAGGCCGCCTACGCGTGGATGGAGACCCAGATGTTTGCCGACGAGCCCGAGCCGGTACACTGAGGCGTTGATCCGCTTCAGGGGGAAGCATGTCGGGTTGGTATTACGCCGACCGGAACCGTGAACAGCACGGTCCGGTCTCATCGGATGAACTGGTCACCCACTACCGCTTCGGGCGCGTTGCGCTGGACAGCCTGGTCTGGCGCGAAGGCTTGCCGCAATGGCAACCGCTACGCGATTTCGCCGACGAACTCGGCCTGAACCCCGCACCGGTCGATACAGTCGGCACGCCGCCTCCGGTGCCGTCCGCGCCTGCGGGCCCCTCTGCCGCCGCCGCGCCGCAGGACCGCCTGCTGCGCACGCCCGCCGCGCCGGTCGCCAAACCACGCATGTCCGGCGGCAAGATCGCGCTGATCGTCGCCGCGGTGATGGTGGTGCCGTGTATCGGCATCGCCGGCATCCTCGCCGCGATCGCGCTTCCGGCCTACAACGACTACACGCTTCGCACCAAGGTCACACAAGCGACGGTCGATAACGTCGAGCTGCGTGGCGAAGTGAAGGCATTCTTCGACGCCGAAGGCCGCTGCCCAAGCAACGGCGAAGGAACGTTCGGCACGCCCGAAAGTTATGCCGGCACCTATGTCACTCGCGCCGTCATCGGCGAGTTCGACGACGGTACCTGCGGCTTCGAGCTGGAATTCGCCAACACCGGCAACGCGCAGATCGATGGCCGCAAGCTGTGGTGGGACCTCGGCAGCGACAACAGCGAGTGGCACTGCTCGTCGGAGATCGACGACAAGTACCTGCCGCTGGACTGCCGGGGCTGAACAACGTCAGCGTGGCGACGCGGGCCACGCTTTTCACCGGGGAATGACGCAATGACGCAGTGGTACTACGCCGATGCCAACGGGCAGCGGCACGGGCCGTTCTCGGCCGAGGAACTGGAAAGCCACGTGCGCCATGCGCGCCTGGGCGCCGCATCGCTGGTGTGGCGCGAGGGGCTGCAGGACTGGCAGCCGCTGAGCGCGGTCGCCACGGAACTTGACCTGCAACTCGATGCCATCGCCACGCCGGACGTGGACGTCGCCGTGCCGGCAGCGGACGCGCCGTATACGCCGCCGACGGCGGACCTGGCGTCCTTCCAGACCATCGTCGCCGGCCATCTCGTGCACGCGGGCCTGTGGAAGCGGTTTGCCGCCAGCTTCATCGACAGCATCGTCACCACCGTCATCAGCTATGCGTTGATGATTCCGCTGATGCTGATCGGTGTGGGCGTAATGGGCGCCGGCGGCTCCGACAATCCGTTCGCCACCGGGGCCGGCCTCGCCTCCATGCTGGCCATCTATCCGATCCTGTTCCTGGCGCCCTGCATCTACTTCGGCTGGATGCAGTCCAGCTCGCTGCAGGCCAGCCTGGGCAAGCTGGCGGTGGGCATCAAGGTGGCGCGTACCGACGGCCAGCGGATGAGCTTCTGGCGCGGCTTCCTGCGCTCGCTGGCCTATCTGGTCTTCACCATGGTCACCTGCGGCCTGGGCGTGCTGATCTCCGGCCTGATGGTGGCGCTGACCGAGCGCAAGCAGGCGCTGCACGACATGCTGTGCGACACCCTGGTGGTCGACAAGTGGGCGTTCACCGCCTATCCCGAACGCCAGCGCGACGAGCTGGGCGTGGTGACCATCGTGATCCTCGCCCTGGCCGGCCTGGCGATCGTCGGCAGCATCGCGATCTACGCGGTGATGGGCATGATGCTGATGAAGGACCTGTCATGACCGAGTGGTACTACGTCGACCTGCGCCATGAGCGCCAGGGTCCGGTGGCGCAGGATGCGCTGGTGTCGCTGTTCCGCACAGGCGCCCTCAACACCTCCACGCTCGCCTGGCGCGATGGCATGAGCCAGTGGACGCCGCTGGGCGATCTGGCCGAGGGACTGGGCATCGCGGCCACGCCAGTGGCCGCACCGCCGGCGGCGGCCCAGGAGGCCGCCATCGAGCCCCCCGTCGAGCGACCGCTGACCGGTCGCGCCGTGTTCACCGCAAGCGAACCGAGCTACGCGACACCGCCGCCGGTGATGCGCGCCGAAACGGGGGCTTCGGCCGCCGATTCGCCTTATGCCGCGCCGCGTGCCGACATCGGCGTGCGTCCCTACGCGGCCGTCGTGTCGGCGGGACACGTGGTCCACGCAGGCTTCTGGAAGCGCACGGCGGCCTACCTGATCGATTACCTGATCACCAGCGTCATCGGCGGCTTTGTCGGCATGATCATCGGCGCCGTCATGGGCGGCATGATGGGATTTGCCGACGACAGCGGGATGGTGCTGCTGCAACTGGTCTCCGGCCTGGTCGGCTTCGCGATAAGTGTCGTTTACTTCTCGTGGTTCCAGTCCTCGTCGCTGCAGGCAACGCCCGGCAAACTCGCCATCGGCATCAAGGTCACCCGCAGCGACGGCGAGCCCATCAGCTTCCTGCGCGCGGTGGGTCGCTGTTTCGCCATGATCCTGAGCGGACTGATCCTGTTCATCGGCTACGTCATGGCCGGATTCACCGAGCGCAAGCAGGCGCTGCACGACATGATGTGCGACACCCTGGTGGTGGACAAATGGGCCTTCACGGCCTACCCGGACCGCCAGCGCGAGGAACTGGGCACTGTGACCCTGGTCGTCCTGATCATCGGCGGCCTGCTCTTCGTGGGGGCCATCCTGCTGGTCATCGCGGCCATCGGCGCGGCCGCCGCCCTCGGCCGCTGAGCCCGCCCGCCGGCGGCGTGACCGGGGTCGCGGCCCCGGACCGGCGGTGACGATCCGGCTTGACAGCCCTGCCCCGGCCGTGACACCACTATAAATAGGAAACTGAACGCCCGGGGCCCCTGCCCCGGGCGTCCGCTTCTCTGGCGCCCGCATCCGGGGCACCCTAGCCGCCCCCCGGACGGCCCACCCGAGCCCTGAACCCCTGACATGCCCAAGCACCTGCTCATCGTCGAGTCGCCCGCCAAGGCCAAGACGATCAATAAATACCTCGGCAAGGACTTCACCGTCCTGGCGTCCTACGGCCACGTCCGGGACCTGGTGCCGAAGGAAGGAGCGGTCGACCCCGACAACGGGTTCGCGATGCGCTACGACCTGATCGAGAAGAACGAGAAGCACGTCGATGCCATCGCCAAGGCCGCCAAGGGCGCCGACGACATCTTCCTGGCGACCGACCCGGACCGCGAGGGCGAGGCCATCAGCTGGCACATCGCCGAGATCCTGAAGGAACGCGGCCTGCTGAAGGACAAGCCGCTGCACCGGGTGGTGTTCACCGAAATCACCCCGCGCGCCATCAAGGAAGCCATGGCCCAGCCGCGACAGATCGCCGGCGACCTGGTCGATGCCCAGCAGGCGCGCCGCGCGCTCGACTACCTGGTCGGCTTCAACCTCTCGCCGGTGCTG harbors:
- a CDS encoding glycosyltransferase; translated protein: MPRVNLIGWDNGVGLSRDLRLIEHALREAGLQVHLQPARGRGKLRKWFGPWLQRARLTGRRLLGRERYDLNIMLEHVKPEYLQAAERNAFIPNPEWCLPADVRRLRHIDQVMTKTRHAEPIFQRHGCGVSPIGFTSGDRHMPGVERQRSFLHLAGRSSAKRTRMVMETWARHPDWPVLTVVQHPRMADFRPRAANIVHRVDYLDDAELRELQNANLFHLCPSETEGFGHYIVEALSVGAIVLTTDAEPMNELVTPERGILMPYARTDRQQLATRYLVEADALEAAVACALAMDDTEVRAKQDAARTFFLDNDAAFRSRLVDAVVALAGNPVHDAATSNRPPGLATDAFADPARALPAAQA
- a CDS encoding O-antigen ligase family protein, yielding MIVPLPFAGPEVMQGSSTRRQDVARGLAWLAGFSAAALLVVPKGLSVFAALMLASTVVALPDAWRSGRSVPRTVYVLLAAALGVIAVVAVSMWMSGASLEVLDNPSRALLLPWCAWLAWVTRVRMSSLWYGALAGLLVAFVISNAQVSLGVERAGSDANPIVFANAVLTLLVFAVFCRPPQGEWPLQLLLALVIVLASLVVILSGSRGVLPGLGLVVLMLLVGTASRRRWWRLGGAVCLLAGLFVAMWTVPWLSAQFRLDQLHADVSGFAVGEVDQPISARMALLSVAWDAFRESPLIGVGVDAFAARIDASAYCLNEQRHFCGLGHAHNDVAQWGATMGLVGLAGLALLYLTPLLVAARQIRQQHLHVSIGPSWTAGMLVVTYLVSGMSQSMFSHALSTSAFVVFGGLLLGSALTGAGQPHSLDSHK
- the rsmB gene encoding 16S rRNA (cytosine(967)-C(5))-methyltransferase RsmB; translation: MSTQAGVAVRVLATRVVDAVMHRGRSLKAELAATLPRIEDVRDRALLEAICFAVLRSRARSEAALAAWMPRPLARADNELRALLYVGFAQVVVMELPAHAALSATVEAVRALGRPHQDKLVNALLRRAQREGLPTAPADALWPAWLRKQVREDWPQHADAIFAASQQEAPLWLRVNRRHGTRDTYRQRLLDAGIAAASVDGMADALVLDAPVAATMLPGFAAGDVSVQDGAAQRVADLFQDLSTGARVLDMCAAPGGKTAHLLERDPSLQVLALDVDERRLQRVRETLQRLGVEAALRAADATDTASWWDGQPFDAVLLDGPCSATGIVRRQPDVLLHRRPEDLVALTGLQARLLDAAWQVLRPGGRLVYATCSLVKRENAEQLAGFRERHPDAVAESLGDDWGHAAVDGRQRLPGERAMDGFFYASLRKA
- the fmt gene encoding methionyl-tRNA formyltransferase, translating into MRIVFAGTPAFAVPCLRAAHAHHEVVAVYTQPDRPAGRGRGLTPSPVKLEAIQRGIPVLQPLSLKKKSTQDALREMQPDVMVVVAYGLILPQAVLDIPQYGCWNVHASLLPRWRGAAPIQRAIEAGDDETGVCLMQMEAGLDTGPVLLAQSLPIGPDDTGGQLHDRLSDLGAQVLRDALGLLRAGVRLPPHPQSEVGVEYAHKLDKAEAKLDWTQPAEVLARKVRAFNPWPVAEALVAGERLRIHGAVAVEQAHAASPGSLLAASRQGLDIACGRGVLRLRVVQREGGKAITAADYLNARRDLVLP
- the def gene encoding peptide deformylase; protein product: MALLPILEFPDPRLRTKAVPVDAGDVTTPAFQRLLDDMFETMYDAPGIGLAASQVDVHQRFMVIDISEEKNQPQVFINPELSDKLGEQVYQEGCLSVPGIFADVTRADEVTVRFLDRQGQPQELRADGLLAVCIQHEMDHLDGKLFVDYLSPLKREMVRKKLAKQRKHVA
- a CDS encoding LysM peptidoglycan-binding domain-containing protein yields the protein MFKCFRTVFAVAVLTVGTYAAAAEMAASHPDTYVVKRGDTLWDISARFLKKPWLWPEIWQANPQIQNPHLIYPGDVISLAYLDRVAVQPGPRQEAPLSAIPLSDIEAYLKDRRVVDSFEQLPHVAGLEEDRLRGSGGHNIYVRGLDGAQAGQRFLVVRPTAKFTDNPRAQDLDFRGRTIRGEIDQWKDIVEQSGKGAFLGYELAKVNVATFTRGVVPGTEVSTLVADIGGHEVRVGDRLIPVDAQPYDLHFFPHPPASDPAGKLRVLAVADALTSGGTRDVIAISGGRLDGVDNGTVFSIWRNGSHTANRMAHPESSRISESTKSGAGRVSLPDEYASHAMVFRTFDKVSYALVMESVDVTRVGYELKHPDAAY
- the dprA gene encoding DNA-processing protein DprA, which produces MPDDDLIALARLVLAGGPVLPRRRLLERHGTPAQALAAGIALWRAEGLDPAQIARLQGGDPDGALERTWRWLETPGHHLIGWHDADYPAPLRTISSPPLALFVDGDPDLLWRPAVAIVGSRSPTSGGRDNAHFFARSLAAAGIVVVSGMARGIDAAAHEAALAAGAGTTVAVVGTGPDIAYPPTHDRLRDHLAAQGAVVSEYPPGTAALRSHFPARNRILAGLSLGTLVVEAAEQSGALITARQAGEAGREVFAVPGSIHNPKARGCHRLIRDGAALVEEPREVVEALAPLANDLAHALRARLGETESGVIAGPGEMPPRLDVDYQCLWEALGHDPTGMDQLVSRTRLTAAELSSMLLVMELDGLVTAEHGRYQRKTGFFTSTASMTQAEGQ
- a CDS encoding DUF494 family protein, translating into MKESILDVLLYLFEHYFTEDADPVRDRDSLQNGLIQAGFSPTEISKAFDWLDALADQRPAASTPRVGGPTRVFHGPELEKLDVDCRGFLLFLEQHGVLDADQRELVLDRAMALDQDELDLDDLKWVVLMVLFNQPGSEAAYAWMETQMFADEPEPVH
- a CDS encoding GYF domain-containing protein, with product MSGWYYADRNREQHGPVSSDELVTHYRFGRVALDSLVWREGLPQWQPLRDFADELGLNPAPVDTVGTPPPVPSAPAGPSAAAAPQDRLLRTPAAPVAKPRMSGGKIALIVAAVMVVPCIGIAGILAAIALPAYNDYTLRTKVTQATVDNVELRGEVKAFFDAEGRCPSNGEGTFGTPESYAGTYVTRAVIGEFDDGTCGFELEFANTGNAQIDGRKLWWDLGSDNSEWHCSSEIDDKYLPLDCRG
- a CDS encoding RDD family protein, with protein sequence MTQWYYADANGQRHGPFSAEELESHVRHARLGAASLVWREGLQDWQPLSAVATELDLQLDAIATPDVDVAVPAADAPYTPPTADLASFQTIVAGHLVHAGLWKRFAASFIDSIVTTVISYALMIPLMLIGVGVMGAGGSDNPFATGAGLASMLAIYPILFLAPCIYFGWMQSSSLQASLGKLAVGIKVARTDGQRMSFWRGFLRSLAYLVFTMVTCGLGVLISGLMVALTERKQALHDMLCDTLVVDKWAFTAYPERQRDELGVVTIVILALAGLAIVGSIAIYAVMGMMLMKDLS
- a CDS encoding RDD family protein; translation: MTEWYYVDLRHERQGPVAQDALVSLFRTGALNTSTLAWRDGMSQWTPLGDLAEGLGIAATPVAAPPAAAQEAAIEPPVERPLTGRAVFTASEPSYATPPPVMRAETGASAADSPYAAPRADIGVRPYAAVVSAGHVVHAGFWKRTAAYLIDYLITSVIGGFVGMIIGAVMGGMMGFADDSGMVLLQLVSGLVGFAISVVYFSWFQSSSLQATPGKLAIGIKVTRSDGEPISFLRAVGRCFAMILSGLILFIGYVMAGFTERKQALHDMMCDTLVVDKWAFTAYPDRQREELGTVTLVVLIIGGLLFVGAILLVIAAIGAAAALGR